One part of the Vogesella sp. LIG4 genome encodes these proteins:
- the maiA gene encoding maleylacetoacetate isomerase has translation MTHPANPRILYGYFRSSAAYRVRIALNLKGLAYEQQPVSLVKGEQRGSDYLALNPQGLVPALLDKGVLLTQSLAICEYLEDAYPDTPALLPVAPALRAQVRAVAQSIACDIHPINNLRVLNYLKNELQQPEEARNAWYRHWVAAGFAALEQQLAATAGQYCFGDVPTLADACLLPQVFNAHRFNVDMAPYPLLAAIAGRLEHVPAFAAAHPSRQPDAA, from the coding sequence ATGACCCACCCCGCCAACCCGCGCATCCTGTACGGCTATTTCCGTTCCTCCGCCGCCTACCGCGTGCGCATCGCCCTCAACCTCAAAGGGCTGGCTTATGAACAGCAGCCGGTAAGCCTGGTGAAGGGCGAGCAGCGCGGCAGCGACTACCTGGCGCTGAACCCGCAGGGGCTGGTGCCGGCGCTGCTGGACAAGGGGGTGCTGCTCACCCAGTCGCTGGCCATCTGCGAATACCTGGAAGATGCCTATCCGGACACACCGGCCCTGCTGCCCGTTGCCCCGGCGCTGCGAGCGCAGGTACGCGCGGTGGCGCAGAGCATTGCCTGCGATATCCACCCGATCAACAACCTGCGCGTGCTCAATTACCTGAAGAACGAGCTGCAACAGCCGGAAGAGGCGCGCAATGCCTGGTATCGCCACTGGGTGGCTGCCGGCTTTGCCGCGCTGGAGCAGCAGTTGGCCGCAACGGCAGGCCAGTACTGTTTTGGCGATGTGCCCACCCTGGCCGATGCCTGCCTGCTGCCGCAGGTATTCAATGCACATCGCTTTAATGTCGACATGGCGCCGTACCCGCTGCTGGCCGCCATTGCCGGCCGGCTGGAGCACGTGCCGGCCTTTGCTGCGGCGCATCCGTCGCGGCAGCCGGATGCTGCATAA
- the hppD gene encoding 4-hydroxyphenylpyruvate dioxygenase, which translates to MKMEQHLMNPLATDGFEFVEYTAPDADGVARLTALFLSLGFIEVARHRSKNVSLFRQGDINFILNAESSQPASVFAGQHGPSACAMAWRVQDAAKAYEYALAHGAKPYSRPIGYMELNIPAVEGIGGSALYFVDRYGSKDIYDIDFVPLEGVDQHPAGVGLRVIDHLTHNVFRGNMAKWAGFYEGIGNFKEIRYFDIEGKLTGLVSKAMTSPCGKIRIPINESSDDKSQIEEFLKQYNGEGIQHIALTTDDIYTTVETLKARGTRFLDTPATYYEKVDRRVPNHGENLARLQQNSILIDGAPVEGILLQIFTETVIGPIFFEIIQRKGNEGFGEGNFRALFESIEEDQIRRGVLSAD; encoded by the coding sequence ATGAAGATGGAACAGCACCTGATGAACCCGCTTGCTACCGATGGCTTCGAGTTTGTCGAATACACCGCACCCGATGCCGACGGCGTGGCCAGGCTCACCGCCCTGTTCCTGTCGCTGGGCTTTATCGAAGTAGCCCGCCACCGCAGCAAGAACGTCAGCCTGTTCCGCCAGGGCGACATCAACTTCATCCTCAATGCCGAATCCTCGCAGCCGGCCAGCGTGTTCGCTGGCCAGCACGGCCCGTCGGCCTGCGCCATGGCCTGGCGCGTGCAGGATGCTGCCAAGGCGTATGAATATGCACTGGCGCACGGCGCCAAACCGTACAGCCGCCCGATCGGCTATATGGAGCTGAACATCCCGGCAGTGGAAGGCATCGGCGGCTCCGCGCTGTACTTCGTGGACCGTTACGGCAGCAAGGACATCTACGACATCGACTTCGTACCGCTGGAAGGCGTGGACCAGCACCCGGCCGGCGTGGGCCTGCGCGTGATTGACCACCTCACCCACAATGTGTTCCGCGGCAATATGGCCAAGTGGGCCGGCTTCTACGAAGGCATCGGCAACTTCAAGGAAATCCGCTACTTCGACATCGAAGGCAAGCTCACCGGCCTGGTGTCCAAGGCGATGACCAGCCCGTGCGGCAAGATCCGCATCCCGATCAACGAGTCCTCCGACGACAAGAGCCAGATCGAGGAATTCCTCAAGCAGTACAACGGCGAAGGCATCCAGCACATCGCGCTGACTACCGATGACATCTACACTACGGTGGAAACCCTGAAGGCACGCGGCACCCGCTTCCTCGACACCCCGGCCACCTACTACGAGAAAGTGGACCGGCGCGTACCGAACCACGGCGAGAACCTGGCCCGCCTGCAGCAGAACAGCATCCTGATCGACGGCGCACCGGTGGAAGGCATCCTGCTGCAGATCTTTACCGAAACCGTGATTGGCCCGATCTTCTTCGAGATCATCCAGCGCAAGGGCAATGAAGGCTTTGGCGAAGGCAACTTCCGCGCGCTGTTCGAATCCATCGAGGAAGACCAGATCCGCCGCGGCGTGCTGTCCGCGGACTAG
- a CDS encoding HD domain-containing phosphohydrolase, with protein sequence MTVLLVDDNETNLLLLAHMVRRIDGCRLVAMTESQSALHWCRFNTPDLILTDYMMPDMDGMALLRELRAMPQLADVPIVMVTASDMQGVRQDALALGATDFLTEPLEPAETRARINNLLRLREAQQRLRESAAQDLIMRLSRMAESRDQATGRHLERMAQYSCIIAAQLGLDEHVQELLLLAAPMHDIGKVAIPDHVLLKPGRLSVEEFDTMQSHAVRGAEFLRGSSSPLLEMAYHIAMTHHEKFDGSGYPNGLAGEAIPLVGRIVAVADVFDALTSARPYKPAWPLEDALAYLQEQRGRHFDPQVVDAFFAAREEIMAVYLQLRDGPQGLAQ encoded by the coding sequence ATGACTGTTCTGCTTGTGGATGACAATGAAACCAACCTGCTGTTGCTGGCGCATATGGTGCGCCGCATCGACGGCTGCAGGCTGGTGGCCATGACCGAGTCGCAGAGTGCGCTGCACTGGTGCCGCTTCAACACCCCGGACCTGATCCTGACCGACTACATGATGCCGGACATGGACGGCATGGCCCTGCTGCGCGAGCTGCGTGCCATGCCGCAGCTTGCCGATGTCCCCATCGTCATGGTTACCGCCAGTGACATGCAGGGCGTGCGCCAGGACGCACTGGCACTGGGGGCTACCGACTTTCTCACCGAACCGCTGGAGCCGGCGGAAACGCGGGCGCGCATCAACAACCTGCTACGCCTGCGCGAGGCGCAGCAGCGCTTGCGCGAATCAGCCGCGCAGGACCTGATCATGCGCCTGTCGCGCATGGCCGAGTCGCGCGACCAGGCAACCGGGCGCCACCTCGAACGCATGGCGCAGTATTCGTGCATCATCGCCGCCCAGCTGGGGCTGGATGAGCACGTGCAGGAGCTGCTGCTGTTGGCTGCTCCGATGCACGACATCGGCAAGGTGGCCATTCCCGATCACGTGCTGCTCAAGCCCGGCCGCCTGTCGGTGGAAGAGTTCGACACCATGCAGTCGCACGCTGTCCGCGGCGCGGAGTTCCTGCGCGGCAGCAGCTCTCCCTTGCTGGAAATGGCCTATCACATCGCCATGACGCACCACGAAAAATTCGACGGCAGCGGCTATCCCAATGGCCTGGCAGGGGAGGCCATCCCGCTGGTTGGCCGCATCGTGGCAGTGGCGGACGTATTCGATGCGCTCACCTCCGCACGCCCCTACAAGCCGGCCTGGCCGCTGGAAGATGCGCTGGCCTACCTGCAGGAGCAGCGCGGCAGGCATTTCGACCCGCAGGTGGTGGATGCCTTCTTCGCTGCCCGCGAGGAGATCATGGCGGTCTACCTGCAGCTGCGCGACGGGCCGCAGGGGCTGGCGCAGTAA
- a CDS encoding diguanylate cyclase, with amino-acid sequence MKLPTSLRLQLLWRALLFCSLSGALLLGLLLYQGYRAKQQQLADIPQRIELQLMPMLAQSVWDVDQTATQKLLQNLLQQDGVRQISLRSTDGSVLLQLGSRDETVTHIVELPVQSARTGDQPLGLLRIGLSLGTLEQQLWRDSLTLLLLMLAALAGLTLVCYRFLLQQVLHPVQQLQGRLNTQPPQEDSSSNELQQLSASLQLLQQQHQEQDSSQQQHEREQARHRDQLTEMVALRTAELEHLSRFQHLVSELSTAFVHMPLHEQHQAVATALERIGSLLGVDRCYLFRVTPDMLIRDNQEWCAAGIVSTASHYESYPLRQSQWFVQQLQRHQFLAYASLADIPQEGHVERELFEQHGIQSIALVALSQQEQLLGIFGCDAVSHTRVWLDKELSLLRLVGEMLSGLLLRQEQQAQLEAAQAALSRANEKLDGIANTDGLTGLANRRLFDQRKQQEFAAACALKQELSLLLIDVDLFKAYNDCFGHQEGDQCLRQLAAALTQQFAGEEQLIARLGGEEFAVLLPHCDARAASQLAEALRQHIWQLAIPHMASPVSTNVTVSIGVASLDRHRHDSMEDLQAEADSRLYQAKHQGRNRVIGPEPVRQA; translated from the coding sequence TTGAAGCTACCTACCTCCCTGCGTCTGCAGCTGTTATGGCGCGCCCTGCTGTTCTGCAGCCTGAGCGGCGCCCTGCTGCTGGGCCTGCTGCTGTACCAGGGCTACCGTGCCAAGCAGCAGCAGCTGGCCGATATTCCGCAGCGCATCGAACTGCAGCTGATGCCCATGCTGGCGCAAAGCGTATGGGACGTCGATCAAACTGCCACCCAGAAACTGCTGCAAAACCTGCTGCAGCAGGATGGCGTGCGCCAGATTTCCCTGCGCAGCACCGATGGCTCGGTGCTGCTGCAACTGGGCAGCCGCGACGAAACCGTTACCCATATCGTGGAGCTGCCAGTGCAGTCCGCCCGTACCGGCGACCAGCCGCTGGGGCTGCTGCGCATCGGTCTGTCGCTGGGCACGCTGGAACAACAGCTGTGGCGCGACAGCCTGACGCTGCTGCTGCTCATGTTGGCCGCACTGGCCGGGCTGACCCTGGTCTGCTACCGCTTTTTGCTGCAGCAGGTATTGCACCCGGTCCAGCAGCTGCAAGGCCGGCTGAACACACAGCCACCGCAGGAAGACAGCAGCAGCAATGAGCTGCAGCAGCTCTCCGCCTCGCTGCAACTACTGCAGCAACAGCACCAGGAACAGGACAGCAGCCAGCAGCAGCACGAACGGGAACAGGCGCGCCACCGCGATCAGCTGACGGAAATGGTGGCACTGCGCACCGCCGAACTGGAGCACCTGAGCCGCTTCCAGCACCTCGTCTCGGAACTGTCCACCGCCTTCGTCCACATGCCGCTGCACGAACAGCACCAGGCGGTGGCCACGGCGCTGGAGCGCATCGGCTCGCTGCTGGGTGTCGATCGCTGCTACCTGTTCCGCGTTACACCCGACATGCTGATCCGCGACAACCAGGAATGGTGCGCAGCGGGCATCGTGAGTACCGCCAGCCATTACGAAAGCTACCCGCTACGGCAGTCGCAGTGGTTCGTACAGCAGCTGCAGCGCCACCAGTTCCTGGCCTATGCCAGCCTGGCCGATATTCCACAGGAAGGCCATGTCGAGCGCGAGCTGTTCGAGCAGCACGGCATCCAGAGCATTGCGCTGGTAGCGCTGTCGCAGCAGGAACAGCTACTGGGCATTTTCGGCTGCGACGCGGTGTCCCACACCCGGGTCTGGCTCGACAAGGAGCTGTCGCTGCTGCGCCTGGTGGGCGAAATGCTCTCCGGGCTGCTACTGCGCCAGGAACAACAGGCGCAGCTGGAAGCAGCGCAGGCCGCTCTGAGCCGCGCCAATGAAAAGCTGGACGGCATTGCCAACACCGACGGCCTGACCGGGCTGGCCAACCGCCGGCTGTTCGACCAGCGCAAACAGCAGGAATTTGCCGCCGCCTGCGCCTTGAAGCAGGAGCTGTCGCTGCTGCTGATCGATGTCGACCTGTTCAAGGCCTACAACGACTGCTTCGGGCACCAGGAGGGCGACCAGTGCCTGCGACAGTTGGCCGCAGCGCTGACACAGCAGTTCGCAGGCGAAGAGCAGCTGATTGCCCGCCTGGGAGGCGAAGAGTTCGCCGTGCTGCTACCGCACTGCGATGCCCGCGCCGCCAGCCAGCTGGCGGAAGCGCTGCGCCAGCACATCTGGCAGCTGGCCATTCCGCACATGGCGTCACCGGTTTCCACCAACGTTACCGTCAGCATCGGCGTTGCCAGCCTGGATCGCCACCGCCACGACAGCATGGAAGACTTGCAAGCCGAGGCCGACAGCCGCCTGTATCAGGCCAAACACCAGGGCCGCAACCGCGTGATCGGGCCGGAGCCGGTTCGGCAGGCATGA
- a CDS encoding Lrp/AsnC family transcriptional regulator, with product MPVATLDKTDIKMLAALQANGRLTNVELAEKVALSPSPCLRRLKQLEESGVIRQYVALLEPAKIGLGLQAFVRVSLEKRGGSHLENFMEAVQRWPEVVNCYAMTGEMDYLLQVYFEDLEHFSRFVMDDLLQQPGVEDVKSSFVLKEFKKTTALPISHLGQ from the coding sequence ATGCCCGTGGCTACCCTGGACAAAACCGACATCAAGATGTTGGCCGCATTGCAGGCCAATGGACGTCTGACCAACGTCGAACTGGCCGAAAAAGTGGCCCTCTCCCCTTCCCCCTGCCTGCGCCGCCTGAAGCAGCTGGAAGAATCCGGCGTGATCCGCCAGTACGTGGCACTGCTGGAGCCGGCCAAGATCGGCCTCGGCTTGCAGGCCTTTGTGCGCGTATCGCTGGAAAAACGTGGCGGCAGCCACCTGGAAAACTTCATGGAAGCCGTGCAGCGCTGGCCGGAGGTGGTGAACTGCTACGCCATGACCGGCGAGATGGACTACCTGCTGCAGGTGTACTTTGAAGACCTAGAGCACTTCTCCCGCTTCGTGATGGACGACCTGCTGCAGCAGCCGGGCGTGGAAGACGTGAAATCCAGCTTCGTGCTAAAGGAATTCAAGAAGACCACCGCGCTGCCGATTTCCCACCTGGGGCAATAA
- a CDS encoding THUMP domain-containing protein — protein sequence MSTFRSRQRASLRRQPTTPAERNTPAAGQQPPAGQAQGKPRFGNPERREGGFKREGEFQPRGDRQFDKPRFGGNEQRREGGFKREGEFQPRGDRQFDKPRFGGDKPREGGFKREGEFQPRGERQFDKPRFGGDKPREGGFKREGEFQPRGDRQFDKPRFGGDKPREGGFKREGEFQPRGDRQFDKPRFGGDKPREGGFKREGEFQPRGDRQFDKPRYGNEHREGGFKREGEFQPRGERQFDKPRYGNEHREGGFKREGEFQPRGERQFDKPRFGGNEQRREGGFKREGEFQPRGDRQFDKPRFGGNEQRREGGFKREGEFQPRGDRQFDKPRFGGNEQRREGEFQPRGEREHGQHRQHDHHEGGFRRNDGLKREGSQHHRHEFQPRGDHAIEKPRTLFGGKTPAANPQPAAEDAPQEKRYTRDRVAGRGGKAHPDYVAPPPRPEQEDAPAAAAPQAPRTSFLKRVNDEQSDAPREQAPRSFDQPRHGAGDKPRFGGERREGEFQPRGERNFDKPRFGGERREGEFQPRGERSFDKPRFGGERREGEFQPRGERSFDKPRFGGERREGEFQPRGERSFDKPRFGGERREGEFQPRGERSFDKPRFGNNERREGGFRRDDEVQPRTLFGKGQQESGERGERSDKVGRTAFVKTQFRALQENELALFASCPRGLEKILADEITQQGGSELQLTDGGIAFIGSREVMMRVNLHSRVASRLLMQLSQGSFREERDIYELARAIDWPALFAVSCTIKVNTDGHARLRSMDYVSLLVKDAICDRFREAGGERPSVDTRHPDMRIRVFISGFDVQIYLDTSGEALFKRGWREETGEAPLRENLAAGILLLSGYNGSQPLLDPMCGSGTFLVEAADIALNRAPGRERHFAFEQLHGHNDILWHSIRNDAVLAQRKLAALPLYGNDRDPELVAIARRNLARADIEPLVTLSCGDATELAAPADSGLIVCNPPYGVRLDEQDALAELYPLLATWLKRNFAGWYAHFMTADTRLPSLMRLSTSSRPPLFNGPLACHVYGFELVAGSNRKEKPADDSQSSDSQ from the coding sequence ATGTCCACCTTCCGCTCCCGCCAGCGCGCCTCCCTGCGCCGTCAGCCCACCACGCCTGCCGAGCGCAACACCCCTGCCGCGGGGCAACAGCCGCCCGCCGGCCAGGCTCAGGGCAAGCCGCGCTTCGGCAACCCGGAGCGTCGTGAAGGTGGCTTCAAGCGCGAAGGCGAGTTCCAGCCGCGTGGCGATCGCCAGTTCGACAAGCCGCGTTTCGGTGGCAACGAGCAGCGTCGTGAAGGTGGCTTCAAGCGCGAAGGCGAGTTCCAGCCGCGCGGCGACCGTCAGTTCGACAAGCCGCGCTTCGGTGGCGACAAGCCCCGCGAAGGCGGCTTCAAGCGCGAGGGCGAGTTCCAGCCGCGTGGCGAGCGTCAGTTCGACAAGCCGCGTTTCGGTGGCGACAAGCCCCGCGAAGGCGGCTTCAAGCGCGAGGGCGAGTTCCAGCCGCGTGGCGACCGTCAGTTCGACAAGCCGCGTTTCGGTGGCGACAAGCCCCGCGAAGGCGGCTTCAAGCGTGAGGGCGAGTTTCAGCCGCGTGGCGACCGCCAGTTCGACAAGCCGCGTTTCGGTGGCGACAAACCCCGCGAAGGCGGCTTCAAGCGTGAGGGCGAGTTCCAGCCGCGTGGCGACCGCCAGTTCGACAAGCCGCGCTACGGCAACGAACACCGCGAAGGTGGCTTCAAGCGCGAAGGCGAGTTCCAGCCGCGAGGCGAGCGTCAGTTCGACAAGCCGCGCTATGGCAACGAACACCGCGAGGGTGGCTTCAAGCGCGAAGGCGAGTTCCAGCCGCGTGGCGAGCGTCAATTCGACAAGCCGCGTTTCGGCGGCAACGAGCAGCGCCGCGAAGGCGGCTTCAAGCGCGAAGGCGAGTTCCAGCCGCGTGGCGATCGTCAGTTCGACAAGCCGCGTTTCGGTGGCAACGAACAGCGTCGTGAAGGCGGCTTCAAGCGCGAAGGCGAGTTTCAGCCGCGTGGCGATCGTCAGTTCGACAAGCCGCGCTTTGGTGGCAACGAGCAGCGCCGTGAGGGTGAATTCCAGCCGCGTGGCGAACGCGAGCACGGCCAGCATCGGCAGCATGATCACCATGAAGGCGGCTTCCGTCGCAACGACGGCCTGAAGCGCGAAGGCAGCCAGCACCATCGCCACGAGTTCCAGCCACGTGGCGACCACGCCATCGAGAAACCGCGCACGCTGTTCGGCGGCAAAACACCTGCGGCCAACCCGCAGCCGGCAGCGGAAGATGCACCGCAGGAGAAGCGCTACACCCGCGACCGCGTGGCCGGCCGTGGCGGCAAGGCACACCCGGACTACGTGGCACCGCCGCCGCGCCCGGAGCAGGAAGACGCACCGGCCGCAGCAGCCCCGCAGGCACCCCGCACCAGTTTTCTGAAGCGCGTGAACGATGAACAGTCCGACGCACCGCGCGAGCAGGCGCCGCGCAGCTTTGATCAACCGCGCCACGGCGCTGGCGACAAGCCGCGTTTCGGCGGCGAGCGTCGTGAAGGCGAATTCCAGCCGCGTGGCGAGCGTAACTTTGACAAGCCGCGCTTCGGCGGCGAACGTCGTGAAGGCGAGTTCCAGCCGCGTGGCGAACGCAGTTTTGACAAGCCGCGCTTCGGCGGCGAACGTCGCGAAGGCGAATTCCAGCCGCGTGGCGAGCGCAGCTTCGACAAGCCGCGCTTCGGCGGCGAACGTCGTGAAGGCGAATTCCAGCCGCGTGGCGAGCGCAGCTTCGACAAGCCGCGCTTCGGCGGCGAACGTCGTGAAGGCGAATTCCAGCCGCGTGGCGAGCGTAGCTTCGACAAGCCGCGCTTCGGCAACAACGAACGTCGTGAGGGCGGTTTCCGCCGTGACGACGAGGTGCAGCCGCGCACCCTGTTCGGCAAAGGCCAGCAGGAAAGCGGCGAGCGTGGCGAACGCAGCGACAAGGTTGGCCGCACGGCATTCGTGAAGACCCAGTTCCGCGCGCTGCAGGAAAACGAGCTGGCGCTGTTCGCCAGCTGCCCGCGTGGCCTGGAAAAAATCCTGGCCGACGAAATCACCCAGCAGGGCGGCAGCGAACTGCAGCTCACCGACGGCGGCATCGCCTTCATCGGCAGCCGTGAAGTGATGATGCGCGTCAACCTGCATTCGCGCGTGGCCAGCCGCCTGCTGATGCAACTGAGCCAGGGCAGCTTCCGCGAAGAGCGCGACATCTACGAACTGGCGCGTGCCATCGACTGGCCGGCACTGTTCGCCGTGAGCTGCACCATCAAGGTGAACACCGACGGCCATGCGCGCCTGCGCAGCATGGACTATGTGTCGCTGCTGGTGAAGGACGCCATCTGCGACCGCTTCCGCGAAGCCGGCGGCGAGCGCCCCAGCGTGGACACCCGCCACCCGGACATGCGCATCCGCGTGTTCATCTCCGGCTTCGACGTGCAGATCTACCTGGACACCAGCGGTGAAGCGCTGTTCAAGCGCGGCTGGCGCGAGGAAACCGGCGAGGCGCCGCTGCGCGAGAACCTGGCAGCCGGCATCCTGCTGCTGAGCGGCTACAACGGCAGCCAGCCGCTGCTGGATCCGATGTGCGGCAGCGGCACCTTCCTGGTGGAAGCCGCCGACATCGCGCTGAACCGCGCGCCGGGCCGCGAGCGCCACTTCGCCTTCGAGCAACTGCACGGCCACAACGACATCCTGTGGCACAGCATCCGCAACGATGCCGTGCTGGCCCAGCGCAAGTTGGCCGCATTGCCGCTGTACGGCAACGACCGCGACCCGGAGCTGGTGGCCATTGCCCGCCGCAACCTGGCGCGCGCCGACATCGAGCCGCTGGTTACCCTCAGCTGCGGCGATGCCACCGAGTTGGCCGCACCGGCCGACAGCGGCCTGATCGTGTGCAACCCGCCGTACGGCGTACGCCTGGACGAACAGGACGCGCTGGCCGAGCTGTACCCGCTGCTGGCCACCTGGCTGAAGCGCAACTTCGCCGGCTGGTACGCGCACTTCATGACGGCCGACACCCGCCTGCCGTCGCTGATGCGCCTGTCCACCAGCAGCCGCCCGCCGCTGTTCAACGGCCCGCTGGCCTGCCATGTCTACGGCTTCGAGCTGGTGGCCGGCTCCAACCGCAAGGAAAAGCCGGCTGACGATAGCCAATCCAGCGATAGTCAATAA
- the metF gene encoding methylenetetrahydrofolate reductase [NAD(P)H], translating to MTERKQTFSFEFFPPRSAEGMSKLRTTRQQLAQFKPEFFSVTFGAGGTTREGTLATVLEIRNEGHAAAPHLSCIGSTRDNIRAILNEYRNHGIRHIVALRGDMPSGMVEAGEFRYANELVSFIREEHGDHFHIEVAAYPEFHPQARSAEDDMNNFVRKVQAGANSAMTQYFFNADSYFRFVDEVQARGVDVPIVPGIMPIANFGQLCRFSDMCGAEVPRWLRLRMQAYMDDTASIRALGLDVVTELCDRLLAGGAPGLHFYTLNQAGIVSTVWQRLGL from the coding sequence ATGACAGAACGCAAACAGACATTCAGCTTCGAATTCTTCCCGCCGCGCTCGGCGGAGGGGATGAGCAAACTGCGCACCACCCGCCAGCAACTGGCGCAATTCAAACCGGAATTCTTCTCCGTCACCTTCGGTGCCGGCGGTACCACCCGCGAAGGTACGCTGGCTACGGTGCTGGAGATCCGCAACGAGGGCCATGCCGCGGCGCCGCACCTGTCCTGCATCGGCTCCACCCGTGACAACATCCGCGCCATTCTTAACGAATACCGCAACCACGGCATCCGCCACATCGTGGCGCTGCGTGGCGACATGCCGTCCGGTATGGTGGAGGCGGGCGAATTCCGCTACGCCAACGAACTGGTGTCCTTCATCCGCGAGGAACACGGCGACCATTTCCACATCGAGGTGGCGGCCTACCCGGAATTCCACCCGCAGGCACGCTCGGCCGAAGACGACATGAACAACTTCGTGCGCAAGGTGCAGGCCGGCGCCAACTCGGCGATGACGCAGTATTTCTTCAACGCCGATTCCTACTTCCGCTTCGTGGACGAAGTGCAGGCGCGCGGCGTGGATGTGCCCATCGTGCCGGGCATCATGCCGATCGCCAACTTCGGCCAGCTGTGCCGCTTCTCCGACATGTGCGGTGCGGAAGTGCCGCGCTGGCTGCGTCTGCGCATGCAGGCCTATATGGACGACACCGCGTCGATCCGCGCGCTGGGCCTGGATGTGGTGACCGAGCTGTGTGACCGCCTGCTGGCAGGCGGCGCACCGGGCCTGCATTTCTACACGCTGAACCAGGCCGGCATCGTGTCCACGGTGTGGCAGCGCCTGGGGCTGTAA
- a CDS encoding MarC family protein — translation MNTSFLSATVLLILITDPLGNIPLFISALKKVKPERRRKVVYRECLIAYIVLLTFMFFGKGFLEVMHLTDESLRVAGGVILFLIALKMIFPGEGGQSANQITGEPFIVPIAVPLIAGPSAMATVLLMSTREPERMLEWIGALSITMLVTLLVFLFSGKIHRLLGEQAMTAMERLMGLILTAISIEMLLGGVAAYIKKLG, via the coding sequence ATGAACACATCCTTCCTGTCCGCCACCGTACTGCTAATCCTGATCACCGACCCGCTGGGCAACATCCCGCTGTTCATCTCGGCATTGAAAAAGGTGAAGCCGGAGCGCCGGCGCAAGGTGGTGTACCGCGAATGCCTGATCGCCTACATCGTGCTGCTGACCTTCATGTTCTTCGGCAAGGGCTTCCTGGAGGTGATGCACCTGACCGACGAAAGCCTGCGCGTGGCCGGCGGGGTGATCCTGTTCCTGATCGCGCTGAAGATGATCTTTCCCGGTGAAGGCGGCCAAAGCGCCAACCAGATCACCGGCGAGCCCTTCATCGTACCGATCGCGGTACCGCTGATCGCCGGCCCCTCGGCCATGGCCACCGTGCTGCTGATGTCCACCCGCGAACCGGAGCGCATGCTGGAATGGATAGGCGCGTTGAGCATCACCATGCTGGTAACACTGCTGGTCTTCCTGTTCTCCGGCAAGATTCACCGCCTGCTGGGCGAGCAGGCAATGACGGCAATGGAACGTCTGATGGGCCTGATCCTCACCGCCATCTCCATCGAGATGCTGCTGGGCGGCGTGGCGGCGTATATCAAGAAGCTGGGCTGA